The genome window CCCGTCTAACACGCGTTGTTGCAGGGGCGTGACGTCCTGGAATTCGTCGACCACGAAGCTTCGGTATCGTGCGCGGAATTCCTCTGCGACTTCCGGCAGGTTTTCCATTGCACCGGCGACGTAGAGAAGAAGGTCGTCGAAATCGAGGAAGACGCCTTCCGGTGTCGCCTTAATGTCTTCGTAGACGCGGTACGCGTCGGCAACTTTGTCTGCCGCAATGGGGGGCTCACGGTGGAGTTGTTCGACACGTTTTTCGTAGTCGGCGGCGGAAATCAGCCTAGCTTTGGACCATTCGATTTCACCGATGACGTCGCGGATGGTCTCTTTCCCGGCTTTGATTCCGGTGTGGCGAAGTGCCCTGGACACCATGCGGAATTTGTCATCGAGGATTCTCCACGGCAGGTCGCCTGCTATTCGTGGCCAGAAGTAGGAGAGCTGTTTGCGGGCTGCAGCGTGGAATGTTCGTGCTTGGACTGCGCCTGCGCCCATGATGCGGAGGCGTTCTCTCATTTCCTCGGCAGCTTTGGTGGTGAAGGTGACGGCATGGACTTGTTGTGGAGTAACAAATCCTTGATTTATCAGATATGCGATGCGATGGGTGATCGTGCGTGTTTTGCCGGTTCCTGCTCCGGCGACGATGGCGAGGGGGCCTCGTGGGGCAGTTGCAGCTTCGTATTGATCGGAATCGAGTTCCTCGAGTGAGAGGTTAAGGCGATTCCCTGCCCCATTGCGGGGGCTACGATAAGGGGCCATCCTTCTCCTTCCCATGGTTGGCCATCGTCGTAGAAGCTTGCTATTTCTTTTCCGCCCCGGACTTGCGGGGTTTCACATTTTTCGCGCTGGGGTTGCGTGGGGTATTTGCCTGTCCGTCGCTGACTTCGGCGGGATACACGCGCCGCACGTAGAGCAACCGGTCGCCCTGTTCGACGACGTTGGCTTCGGGGGAATCGATGCGGTACAGCTCGCCGGACCGCACCACGCCGAGCACGATGTCGGAGAGGTTTCTGGGGTGGCCGCCGACTTCGTCGTCTCGTACGACGCGCTCAGCGATGGAGAATCCTTCATCGGGGCTGAGGAGGTCTTCCATCATCTCAACAACGGAGGGGGTCATCGTGGCCAAGCCCAACATTCGGCCCGCGGTTTCGGAGGAAATAACAACTGAGTCTGCGCCCGATTGCCGCACCAAGTGGACGTTTTCTGATTCGCGGACACTGGCCACGATAGTGGCGGAGGGGGCAATTTCACGGACCGATAGCGTGACGAGGACGGCGGTGTCGTCCATATTTGGCGCGACAACCACTGATCGGGCCCGCGACACACCTGCTAGGCGGAGGACATCGGCTTTGGTGGCGGACCCGTTGACTGTTACGAGACCTCTGTTTTCGGCGGCGGCCAAAGAATCTTTGTCGGTGTCGACGACGACGATCTGGCTCGGGGGAAGCCCGTCTTCAACGAGGGCAGAGACGGCGGATCGGCCTTTGGTGCCGTAGCCGACGACGACAGTATGGTTACGCAAGTGTCTCCTCCACCTTTGGATTTGTAATGCTCGACGGGATGCTTCGGTTAAGACGGACAGTGTCGTACCGACCAATAAGACCAGGAATACGATACGCATTGGTGTGATGACCAGGATGTTGACAATGCGCGCGTTTTCTGTGACGGGTGTGATGTCGCCATACCCTGTTGTTGTCAAGGAAACAGTGGAATAGTACAGCGCATCGATGAACGTCAGGTGCTCTGAGTACCCGTCTTTGTCCAACCAACAAATAACCGATGCTACAAGGAGCAGGACCAGCGCATAGAAGAATCGACGAACGATCAGCCACCAAGGACTCAAAGGTGCTTGCGAAGGAATCCGGACGATGTTGACCAGCGCATGCACGGGCAAATTGTTAAGGGGTGCCTGATCCCCGCGCACTTTGAAGCGCTCACGCATTATGTATCACCCGCATGGCGTTTCATTCTCCTTACTCGCTGGTGGTCGGTGTGCTGGTTTGGAACGTGGCTAATTTCAGGGACAGGTGCAAACTGTCCTCCCCCATTACGTCGCACGTTCACACGGTTACTCACTGCATACTATCGCCAGATTGTTCATTATCTGAGTCGTCCAGTGTAGAAAGGACACTCTGAGCGAGTTCGTCCGGGGATGGTAAGTCAGTGGGTTCGTAGGTCTCGTTAAGCCTGACGTAGTGAAAAGCTGCCCTGATAGTGGCGTTCGGTGTACCTGTGTCAGCTAACTGTCGGCGCAGAGCTTCTTTATACATCGCAAGTTGGATCTCTGCTCTTTTCATATCTTGACCAGTAGGTTTCTTACCAGTCTTCCAGTCGACGATGAACCATTCTGGTGTGCCATTCTTCTCGCTCTTGAAGATGGCATCCATGCGGCCACGGATGAAGTAGCCTCCCAGATTCAGAGTAAATGGGCGTTCAACGTCCCACGCTGTTTTCCCAGCCCATGGTGACTTCATAAATGCTTTTTTGAGGTGATCGAGTTCGGGCTGAGAGATAGGAATATCGTCGTCGCTATCCTCCATTGCGCCTAGCAATTCATCATCGTCGATGAGCGCAGAGGCACCGCCCAGCTCTGCCTCCAACCAGTTATGAAATGCCGTGCCTCTCTTGGCGTATGGGTTGGGTTTGAAGGGCACTGGCCGAGCACGACGACGCGCAAATGCTTCGGGGTCAGCTGAAGCTAGCATCATTTCCGAGGTCGTCAACTCCAAACCGAGGGGAACATCGGTGTGGCTCACGTAGGCGGCTCGTGCTTCTTCGATCAGTGCGGTGGTCTCATTTTCCCACGTGGCGGCCAAAGTACCGGGGTCCGCCTGTGGCGTGTAGCCCTTTCCGGGGTCAGCAGACTCAGCCTTGAGATCTTCCATAGCTGCCCGTACTAACTCAGCTGCTTTGTCGACGGCTTCACGACGCTCTCCTAGCGGATCGGATGGCCATATAGGAGCTTCACTCTGAGGTTCATCACTCACGGTCTCTAAAGGCGGTTCCGTGAGGTCGAGGTTCCACGTTGGGTGATCTCCACCGGAATGTGCTGTGATCCGAAGTGGCTCCTCTGCATGAGTTGCTTGGAGTTCTTCGAAACGCGCATTGACATCAATGCCCAATTTGCCTGCGACGATGTTCTGGACCTGAAAGAAGCGGTGTGACTTCTGAAGGTAGTTTTTACTAGCTGGGTTAACACTGTGCCCGGAAACAAGCAGTCGGCGCGCACTCCTAGTGATGGCTACGTAAAAGAGGAAATCAGAATCCCTTATGTCAACGCTCTGAATCTCTTTTTTATATTCTTTTTCTGCTGACTGAATGTCCTTCCATGTCGCCAGCTCGGTGTCCTTGAATACAGGGAAGCCTAGTGGGTTAGCGGGTGAACGGGGGTCGCCTCGGAGCGCGGAGGGCAGAATTTTCGAGCTTCGCAACCACGTCCCGGTCCAGTTTCCTTTTTTCTTTCCCTTCTTCTGCTTCGAACCTGAACTTAGATCTGGACTGTTATACGTTGAGTCATCACAAAACGGAACAGCAACGACATCCCATTCCAATCCCTTCGCACTGTGAACAGTGAGAATTTGAACCTGATCCGAATGAACAGAGACTTCTCCGGCTTCTATAGTCGTTCCCGGTGCCTCATCCGCCGCTCTTAGATACTCGAGAAATTCCTGTGTACTTCCCCCATGTGCTGTGAAGTCTTCGGCAACATCACGTAGTCGATCAAGGTGAATGGTTCCTGCGGCACCATCCTCGGACGGATCTTGGCGAGCAAGCACCTCAGTTCTGATGCTTAAGGTGCTCTCAATCTGGGCAAGAAGGTCCGGAAGCGGCACCGTCATACTCTGCCGACGCAGCCACCGCAGTTCAGCTGATAATGCCTGTAACCGCATGCGCCCTTCATTGCTGAACGCCGATTTATTTCCCTGGTCTGATGATATTCCAAGATCCGCAATTGCATCAGCCAGACTAACTTCCGTTCCATCTCCCGGAAGTTCAAGCTCGTTAGCTTTTTCTTCAAATACTTCGATGGAATCAATTTCTTTGTGTTTCGATTTCCTCGTCCCGGATTGATTGTCGGATCCTCGAGCAAGGTCCTTAGCCCTGTTACTGAGGGTTTTGATATCCCGGGTTCCCATCCGCCATCGCGGGCTACTGAGCACTTCGAGCGTAGCTTCATCATCACTTGGATCAACCACTACTCGCAGTACAGACAAGACCTCCCTGACTTCGGGGATGTCATCGAGTGAGTCTGGCGACATACCAACGGGAATGCCTCGCTTCATAAGAGCTTCAGCAAATGGGGTTATGTGGTCGTTTTTTCGCACAAGGATCGCGCCTGTAAATGGCTTAGTTGGCTCACCCTGTGACTTATTCTGCATCGCAGATCGGTATTCCTGTTCAAAAACGTCGGCAACCCACTCGACTTCATCGCGCTCATCTAGAGCCCATTTCACGGAGACGACCCCAGCGCTCCCTTTTTTACCGCTACTCAACGTCGGTGCAAGTGCCGAAGAGTCAGCGTCAACAGCATCAAAGCCACAGCCTTCCCCACCAGACAAGGCATCGTGCGATATAGCATTGGCTAGTTCGAGTACTTCATCCGGGTTGCGAAATGATTGAGAGAGAGCTCTCTTTTCACAGGGGACAAGAACACCACCCTGGTACCGGGGAAAATCATCCAGGAATTGATACAAATTGCCGGGGCTTGCACCACGGAAACCGTAGATACTTTGCATTGGGTCCCCCACCGCTGTCACCCCAACAGGTTTATCGACTGAACCCTTTTCCTCTAAGTCAGACTGAGAACCAAAAAGACTACTTAAAAAAGCATGCTGTGCGTAGTTGGTGTCCTGATATTCGTCGAGGAAAATAGCGTGGTACCGCATACGCAATTCCTGCCCTATCTCAGGATACTTTCGAACTAGCTGCGTAGCTTTTGCAGTAATCTGTCCATACGTCATCAGCAGTTTGTCAGAGAGTCTCTTGTAGAACTCTTGCTGATATTTAAGAAGCATCAAGCGATCATGATGCGGTGTACAGAGTTTACTTACATCGCTTTTCAACCGGCCACGGTTTGCACCGCGTGTGGAAATAACGCCTTCTGCGTTCACGACGTTGTCAATAAAGGCCTGGGATTCGTCAATCACTTGTTGAGGAGTCGCCAGGTGGTTGTCCATCGCTTCAGACAGCGCGAGCATGTATTGTCTGGCGGTCGATTTTGCCTGTGAAAAGCTACAGTCATCGGACTCATCCTCGTATCCGAGATCGCTGATGACTCGGTTAGCGGTTAACCATTGTTCCGGGCCATCAGCTACTTGAGCAGCTGGTTCAATAGGCAAGAGGAGACCGAATTCGTGAACGACCTTCTGCATAAAAGAGTCATAGGTGACCACCGTTTGTTGGATGTCCTGCATGTTTTTCCGGCGTGGGTCATTCGGAGGAAGGGATTGGATGAGGTCGGTCGCAGCCAGTTGAGTGAGACGATGGCGAATACGAGTATTAAGTTCACCCGCTGCTTTTCGGGTGAATGTTAAGCCCAGTATTTGATCCGTGGATACCCATCCATTAGCGACGAGAAAGACCGCACGTGCTGCCATCGTCTCGGTCTTTCCAGCACCCGCGCCTGCGACAACGAGCTGTGGCTCTAAATCTGCCTCAATGACAGCGGTTTGTTCGCGTGTAGGTGCAGGGCGGTGTAACGCCTCGGCAATGTCTTTCGCGTGAAAAGCAATCCCATCGGGAATGTGGGGCATGGTGATATCATCCAATCTCTTTAACAACGGTGTTCATAAATATGGTTGATGGAAGATGGTGCTAGGCATCGAAAACGTAGACTCCGGAATCGAGCTAATCGGCGTCTTCGATATTCGACGGGGTGAAACTCGGGGCCGATGCGGACTTTCTGACCAGCACACGGCTAAGGGAACGAGCGCGAGAGTTCTGATCTGGTTGAGAATCAGAACTGCCAGCGAAGTGTGGACCCGCCATAACAAGTGCAAGATCAACGAGCTGGCTAGCCCATGCGTCAACATCGTCGTTTGTCAACGGATCCTGGACAGTAGGCTTCCGCGGATTTTTATGAGGGTAAATAAGTTCCGCACCTGCCAAACAATTGTCCGCTGAGCATTCCTCCGACATACGAGAAGAAGACAGGGAGGACACAGAGCTGGAGGGAGTATTCTGCGGATCTATCGATTTGGCCACCGCGGTCTGATAAGTCTTGAGTTGTGGATTATCAGGTATATTCTTTGCTACCTGATTGCCTGTTTTGAAATCGATAATGTAGTACTTTCCAACGTCACTGATCTCGAGACGATCAATTTTCCCTCTGACATAGACATCGTCGCCTGAGCTTGTCTGGCCGATGCGGGACTCAATTACTTGTTCAACCTCTGCGTGGCCGGTTACAGCCGCATATCGAAGATGTAGCTTTTCCACCAGACGGTCGAACATGTCCGTCCACTTATCGATTTGATCGTGCTTTTTCCACGTGAGAGTCCCTAAAAGACGAGGTACTGTCGCTAAAAAGACATCGCGAACGTCCCCCTCATCGACCCCGCGCTCCATAGCCTCAGCCGCCATGTGGGTTAATGTACCTAGCAGAGTTGCAGTAGTATCGCGCCCTGCGGTTTCGACACTCTGTAGAAAAGCCTCAAGCGGGCATTCGAGGTATCTTTCCACCTGAGATGGACTAATAAAGTACGCAGTCTCGGGGTCATGCAGACTCTTAGTCGTCGATAACTCCTGAACACCCCACCAATGATCAGGGTTGGCTGCTGTGATCACCGATTCCCTAGAAGGTGCGTCACCCGCCGCTAAAGCCAGACGGGCTAGCTGCCGAGCAGCATGGTGTCGCTCATGACCAGACGAGTCCTCAGACTCAACTACACGCCTAAGTTCGGCGATGAGGGAATCCGGTGATAGAACTCGTGGAAATTCGCACTCTGGAAGTACTGACAGCGGGGACTGAGTCTGCGACCCACCGCTGCTTGTAAGAGCTCGTAAGTCAGCACTATCAGAGGACTCAGCATCGGGCTCACCGTGCGAACTCGCTAAAGCTTGATCGCCTGCAAGCTCTTCCAAGAACCGGGAGCGTATATCTGCGTCGCTATCAACTGTTCCGTCGTCTGAGACATGAGGTCCTACAGCTGTCACCAGCAAGGATCGGCGTGCGCGTGTCACTGCTACCAAGAACAGGCGGCGCTCTTCAGCCAAGCGATCGTCATACCGGCCACGCCTATTCTCGGGACGGCCCGGTTCGACACCACGATCCAAAAAATCAACAAATTCTTCTTGCCGAAAGATAGTTCCCGTCTCGGACAGCGACGGCCATACATCTTCCTGTAAACCAGCAACGACGACGGTATCCCACTCTTTTCCTACGGTGGCGTGGGCCGGAGACACGTCGACCGCTTCTCGAACCGGACCACGTCTATCACGAGCCCCCGTCGGTAATTCTTGTTCCACGATAAATCGAACGAACGAGGTTATCGTGCTGTGTGGATGACGTTCAACATAATCCCCAGCGGCATCAAATAAAGACATGACAGCGTCCAAATGCTGGTCGGCCATCGATCCCACAGCACCGCCCCGTAGCGATTGATTAGCCAACGCTTCCGACAAACCAGCTGCATCCCATACCGCCCACAAGATTGCCTCAACACTCTCACCGCCATAGAAGGCTTCCTGACCAGCTTGAATGACGCTGCGCACCCGCATGATCAGATCTTTTTCCCGGGCAGTGAGGTTCTCTGTGAGATCAATAAGCTCACCGCCTAAGAGAATGAACCGCAGGGCATCAATCGCGCGAAAAACCGAGCGGCCGTAATCTTCATCGTCGGTCGTAGTTATGGCCGTCAGCTCAGCCGCTCTTACGGGATTATCAAACTCAACTTTCATGAACCCACGACGAAGACCGCGCAAAATACAGCGGAAGGTAATTGGGTCCCCGCCACCGATCGGGCTGAGGACCAGTCGCTCTAGCTCGTCGTTTGTAAGGTCTTCACCAACCGCGCACCTGACCGCTTGCAGAATTGCCCGAACCATCGGTTGTTCCAACAAGACAATCTCCGTGGGATCATCAGCTACTGGCACCCCCGCCGCCAATAGCCCCCGCCTCATCGGTGCAGCTTGACTCTTTGAACGAACAATAACGGCAATGTCTTTCCACTGAACATTATCGACGATATGGGCGCGCCGAACGCGATCCACCACCGCAGCGACCTCCGCAGATGGTGAAACAAGAACCCGCACATCGGCCTCACCGAATTCGGCACTATGGTCGGATAACCGCTCGGCGTCCTGATGCCGGATTTCTTTCGCCCACCTTAAGCTTTCGGGGTGGCGCGTCGCGTCGGCTACGCGGGCAGCCAGTTCGGCTACCGGAGGAGCCAGTCGTTTGGTCCCCGACAAATGGATAGTATTTTCTGTTTTCGCCAGCTTGTCCGCGTACGTCGTGCTGCCACCACGAAATCGAAACACTGATTCCGATTGCTCGCTAGCAACTAGCGTTAGTCGCGCACGAGATCGGAAACGTTCCACCAGCTCTGACGACAGAGGATCGAAGAACTGGGAATCGTCGATAAGAATGACATCGAAGTTTAACGACTCTGCTAATTCTTCATCACTGTCCAGGGCATCAACTGCAGCACGGACGAGCTCTGAAGCGTTAAGAGCATTCGACCCCATGAGACGAGCCGTGGCTCGATACTCATCGTAAAAGTCAGCGGCAGCACTCCATTCATCACGAGAACAGCCCTGGCCATACTGCCGAAGTTCCTCCGACGTACACCCCCGCTCAGCCACACGTAGCAAAAAGTCACGGAGCTGACGGGCAAAACCAAGAGTTGTCAGAGCAGACCGCAACCGCTCTGGCCATATATCCGCCCCTCTTTCGCTGTGCTCACGGAGCATGTCACGAACCAGAGAGTCATGTTCTGCACCTGTTAATAAGCGCGGAGCAAGCGCTCCCGGTGTATGCGCCGCTTGATGGCGTAATACAGCAAAAGCAAACGAGTGCACTGACCGGGCGATCGAGCCGGAAAACACTCTCTCTATCGCAATATCATTATCGAACCCTTGTTCGATTGCACTTAAAAGCCACCGATTAGTCTGTACAGCAGCCTCTTTCGACGCAGTGAGAAATAAGATCGAATCCGGATTTGTGCCGGACATGATCTCCGCCCGGGCAACATCCCGTAAAAACGACGAACGCCCGGCACCGGGTCCACCTTTTACCACAAACGTCCCTGATGAAGAGCCTGCTAAGTTGATAACGTCCGACGCTATCCCCTGCCACTGGAATTCAGTGTGAGCGGCAGTTTCTTTAGTCGGGTGGATGTGGAGCGGTCTCCGTGTAGGCGTCGATGTCAACATGGTGCTGATTATTGCACTTGGTTAGGACACGCTAGATCATTTTTCGTTCACGTCACCTAGAAACGCTCGACGCAACCGCTGCCCTACGACGTGCGCGCCCCAGAACCGCGACGCGCACGGACGACCTCAACCATGCGTCCCAACCCCACCAGTGAGCTCTCCTTAGCATCGGGATGCAGCGCGTGGACGAACAACCGATAGAGCACCGCGCGAACCATCATTTCGTCGAAGTCCGGCAGGTGTGACCACCGCGCTGCTAAACCGTCGTCGGCATTTCCCCAGGCCATCCCGTCGACGACGGTCAACGCAACGGGCCACGCATGCGGATGAAACACCGGCGGAATCTCGGTCACAACGGCCGGGGAGGAACCATCAAACACCGTCGTCCCGACCATGTCGGAGGACACCACGCGGTTCGGAGCCTGCACTTCGTCACGCAATGCCGCCACCGAGGACGCCAACTCCAATGCCTGAGCAACGGTAGAACTCGCCACTGCGGAGACGTCGAGCCCCGGCGCGATCACCTGCGATGGGTCCTCGGAAAACGCCGCCTGATCGGCTGCGGCGAAGAGGTGTTGCGTTGTCCACGGGCGTTCGTCGAGGTCAATCTGCGGAAGTGGGTTCTCGCTGAAACGGTCGTTTCCGCCCACCCCCATCGCCTGGTCGATCGATTCCGACAGCAGAAGCGATGCGGCGGCGATTTCATCAAACCGCGGAGCGGGGTGCCCCTGTACCCATGTATCCGCGTGCCACCCTCCGAGGATGTAGCGTCCATCAGAGGAGCTCAGTGGGCGGACGACGCCAATCCCCGATGGCTTCAATTTGTGGCGCATTTTCGCCGACCAAATTGCCGTATCCGCATGGTGTGCGCGTCGAAGAACGGCGGATTGAACTTTCCACCCGTACCCCCATTCGCGCCCCAAGAGTTCGGGGGTTCCGCGATCTGCCCGGAAGCCCATCAGGATGGGGTCCGGCGGTGGGGCCATGTCATGAAGTGGTGTCGGCTCCGCTGAAGTCATGGGTTCCATCCTTAAGTACGTTCTGTCCCTTACGCACTACGATTTCGACGCTTGCGGGTACGGCCATGCATTGTATTTACAGACTTTATTGTCCTCGGGGTACACCTGGGCGGATTCTTTATCAAGCTTATGCAATGGGTTATTAGCCAACCCCAGTGTCTGCTGCATCATGATAGGCGCTAAACCGCCATCGTCTTCACATGCTTTGTGGTGAGCGTAGCCGATTCCGTGCCCGACCTCGTGGTTGATCATGTATTCGCGATATGAACCAAGATCCCCATTAAAAGCCCCAGAGCCACGAACCCACCGGGCCTCATTGAGAACAACACGATTACCTGCCGCGGTAAAACAACTTGTTTCTATTTTGATGCTATCCCCACATGCCTGGCGGGCTGTTTCCGGACTGGAAATCTGGATGCGCAGATCGGGCGACTGTGTCGGATCATCGATATCGATGTGTTCAAACGCGATATTCTTATCGTGTGTCCAGCTCCGAGGATCGGAAAGTGTGCTATCTATCATCGTCGAGATCGCGTCGTCCCCACCGTAACTATTGGTATCGAGCCCATTTTCAGCCTCGATAACAAATTTCACACGTTTGGTTTTACCCTCGCCGACCTTCATCCCAGGTTTACCGATCGCACGGTACGTCCCCTCACCAGCCTCGGTGTACGGGCCACCTTTAGGCAACTCCTTCTGCAGGCCTTTTTCTACCTCTGGCGAGGACGGAACCGGATTATCACCCAGCCCATGGGGGCCATCGCCTTGTGCCCCATCACCATCACCCTGGCTAAAGGGAGAATCTTGCAATGTCGACGCGCGAAATGGGTTCCCTACCCCTGTCATGGCAGCAACAATCAACCACAAGACAAGTACCGCGACAACAGGAATAACTAGCGCGCCCCAGCCCCATCGACGGGCGAGCAAGATTGGTGTGGATTCCGCAGGGGTGGCTCTCCCCGGCCGGCGTTTCTTCCTCAAAGGTGTACGGATCATCGGCGCAGGGCCGTCGGGGTCGATAGCAGAGTTGTTAGCGCGACCGGCACTAGCGCGATCACGGTGCACGTCGTTGTTGTGGCTCATTCGATAATGACTCTTTAGGGGATACCTCGTGGGGCGGAAACGCGAAGCCAGCGGGCGAATAGTAAAACAGCGGGTACGTTGTTTACGCGAAGCCGACGGGGCGGGCGGACTCTGTGCCGATTTCTACGTAGGCAATGGCGGCACGGCGAATCAAATGGGTATGTCCTTTGGCATCATCGATGCTCAACACAGCGCTGGTATCCGTCGGCTTGGACAAGGCGTCGTTAATTTTGTTGGTGATTTCTTCTTTTTTCCCCTTGGCATTAATGACCAGTTCACGGGGGTTATCTGTAAAACCAATCTTGATTTCCATCATCAATCCTTATCATCAACGTCAGGGTTTTCTCTATGGCACCTATGACCTGATCAGGACAGCACCATAACGGCTATTTTTGGCAGATGCGAACACGCCTCACCAGCCCAGCACCGGCCATTGTAGGCACCACGATAGGATAACCACCATGACGGACAAGCGGCGTTCGCAGCAAACACGTACATCATCGCGACGGCGGAGAGCTGTCCGGCGTTCATCACGCTCGGCAGCGCCTCGGACGACATCACCTAATCAAGGGACGAACAATACCACTCCCGCGGCCACCTTCGCTCCCAAGGACGCGCCCGACCCCAATAACGTGACCGCGAATGTTAATGCAGCCGCTTCCAACACCACACCACAGCCCATTGACATCGCACGCTGGGGAACAGCGCAATCGGGAACAGAGCAATCCGGAACACCGACGTTTGAGGAACTCGGCGTGGCGGCAGAAATCGTCGACGCGCTGGCCGAACACGGTATCACGCACACATTTGCTATCCAGGAGCTCACTCTACCTCTGGCCCTCGACGGTAAAGACCTCATCGGACAAGCGCGAACCGGGATGGGGAAAACGCTGGCATACGGGGTGCCACTGCTTGATCGCATTTTTGACGACGCGGCCATCCCCGAGCTGGACGGAACGCCTAGAGCATTAGTCGTCGCCCCCACCCGCGAGCTGGCCTACCAGGTTGCCGATGACCTCACTCTGGCCGCGAGGCATCTGGCCAATTTCAATGAGGAGCATCGTTCACTGCGCGTGACCACGATCTGTGGCGGCCATCCCTTTGAGAAGCAGATCGCCCAGCTCCGCGAGGGAACAGACTGCATCGTCGGCACACCGGGTCGACTGCTGGATTTGTGCAAGAACCGTGAGCTCAACCTCTCCCACGTCGCTGTTCTGGTACTCGACGAAGCCGACGAAATGCTTGACCTCGGTTTCCTTCCCGATATCGAGAAAATCCTTCAACAGGTTCCTGAGAAGCGCCAAACGATC of Corynebacterium kroppenstedtii DSM 44385 contains these proteins:
- a CDS encoding potassium channel family protein, which gives rise to MRERFKVRGDQAPLNNLPVHALVNIVRIPSQAPLSPWWLIVRRFFYALVLLLVASVICWLDKDGYSEHLTFIDALYYSTVSLTTTGYGDITPVTENARIVNILVITPMRIVFLVLLVGTTLSVLTEASRRALQIQRWRRHLRNHTVVVGYGTKGRSAVSALVEDGLPPSQIVVVDTDKDSLAAAENRGLVTVNGSATKADVLRLAGVSRARSVVVAPNMDDTAVLVTLSVREIAPSATIVASVRESENVHLVRQSGADSVVISSETAGRMLGLATMTPSVVEMMEDLLSPDEGFSIAERVVRDDEVGGHPRNLSDIVLGVVRSGELYRIDSPEANVVEQGDRLLYVRRVYPAEVSDGQANTPRNPSAKNVKPRKSGAEKK
- a CDS encoding ATP-dependent helicase, producing MPHIPDGIAFHAKDIAEALHRPAPTREQTAVIEADLEPQLVVAGAGAGKTETMAARAVFLVANGWVSTDQILGLTFTRKAAGELNTRIRHRLTQLAATDLIQSLPPNDPRRKNMQDIQQTVVTYDSFMQKVVHEFGLLLPIEPAAQVADGPEQWLTANRVISDLGYEDESDDCSFSQAKSTARQYMLALSEAMDNHLATPQQVIDESQAFIDNVVNAEGVISTRGANRGRLKSDVSKLCTPHHDRLMLLKYQQEFYKRLSDKLLMTYGQITAKATQLVRKYPEIGQELRMRYHAIFLDEYQDTNYAQHAFLSSLFGSQSDLEEKGSVDKPVGVTAVGDPMQSIYGFRGASPGNLYQFLDDFPRYQGGVLVPCEKRALSQSFRNPDEVLELANAISHDALSGGEGCGFDAVDADSSALAPTLSSGKKGSAGVVSVKWALDERDEVEWVADVFEQEYRSAMQNKSQGEPTKPFTGAILVRKNDHITPFAEALMKRGIPVGMSPDSLDDIPEVREVLSVLRVVVDPSDDEATLEVLSSPRWRMGTRDIKTLSNRAKDLARGSDNQSGTRKSKHKEIDSIEVFEEKANELELPGDGTEVSLADAIADLGISSDQGNKSAFSNEGRMRLQALSAELRWLRRQSMTVPLPDLLAQIESTLSIRTEVLARQDPSEDGAAGTIHLDRLRDVAEDFTAHGGSTQEFLEYLRAADEAPGTTIEAGEVSVHSDQVQILTVHSAKGLEWDVVAVPFCDDSTYNSPDLSSGSKQKKGKKKGNWTGTWLRSSKILPSALRGDPRSPANPLGFPVFKDTELATWKDIQSAEKEYKKEIQSVDIRDSDFLFYVAITRSARRLLVSGHSVNPASKNYLQKSHRFFQVQNIVAGKLGIDVNARFEELQATHAEEPLRITAHSGGDHPTWNLDLTEPPLETVSDEPQSEAPIWPSDPLGERREAVDKAAELVRAAMEDLKAESADPGKGYTPQADPGTLAATWENETTALIEEARAAYVSHTDVPLGLELTTSEMMLASADPEAFARRRARPVPFKPNPYAKRGTAFHNWLEAELGGASALIDDDELLGAMEDSDDDIPISQPELDHLKKAFMKSPWAGKTAWDVERPFTLNLGGYFIRGRMDAIFKSEKNGTPEWFIVDWKTGKKPTGQDMKRAEIQLAMYKEALRRQLADTGTPNATIRAAFHYVRLNETYEPTDLPSPDELAQSVLSTLDDSDNEQSGDSMQ
- a CDS encoding ATP-dependent DNA helicase produces the protein MLTSTPTRRPLHIHPTKETAAHTEFQWQGIASDVINLAGSSSGTFVVKGGPGAGRSSFLRDVARAEIMSGTNPDSILFLTASKEAAVQTNRWLLSAIEQGFDNDIAIERVFSGSIARSVHSFAFAVLRHQAAHTPGALAPRLLTGAEHDSLVRDMLREHSERGADIWPERLRSALTTLGFARQLRDFLLRVAERGCTSEELRQYGQGCSRDEWSAAADFYDEYRATARLMGSNALNASELVRAAVDALDSDEELAESLNFDVILIDDSQFFDPLSSELVERFRSRARLTLVASEQSESVFRFRGGSTTYADKLAKTENTIHLSGTKRLAPPVAELAARVADATRHPESLRWAKEIRHQDAERLSDHSAEFGEADVRVLVSPSAEVAAVVDRVRRAHIVDNVQWKDIAVIVRSKSQAAPMRRGLLAAGVPVADDPTEIVLLEQPMVRAILQAVRCAVGEDLTNDELERLVLSPIGGGDPITFRCILRGLRRGFMKVEFDNPVRAAELTAITTTDDEDYGRSVFRAIDALRFILLGGELIDLTENLTAREKDLIMRVRSVIQAGQEAFYGGESVEAILWAVWDAAGLSEALANQSLRGGAVGSMADQHLDAVMSLFDAAGDYVERHPHSTITSFVRFIVEQELPTGARDRRGPVREAVDVSPAHATVGKEWDTVVVAGLQEDVWPSLSETGTIFRQEEFVDFLDRGVEPGRPENRRGRYDDRLAEERRLFLVAVTRARRSLLVTAVGPHVSDDGTVDSDADIRSRFLEELAGDQALASSHGEPDAESSDSADLRALTSSGGSQTQSPLSVLPECEFPRVLSPDSLIAELRRVVESEDSSGHERHHAARQLARLALAAGDAPSRESVITAANPDHWWGVQELSTTKSLHDPETAYFISPSQVERYLECPLEAFLQSVETAGRDTTATLLGTLTHMAAEAMERGVDEGDVRDVFLATVPRLLGTLTWKKHDQIDKWTDMFDRLVEKLHLRYAAVTGHAEVEQVIESRIGQTSSGDDVYVRGKIDRLEISDVGKYYIIDFKTGNQVAKNIPDNPQLKTYQTAVAKSIDPQNTPSSSVSSLSSSRMSEECSADNCLAGAELIYPHKNPRKPTVQDPLTNDDVDAWASQLVDLALVMAGPHFAGSSDSQPDQNSRARSLSRVLVRKSASAPSFTPSNIEDAD
- a CDS encoding TIGR02569 family protein, producing MTSAEPTPLHDMAPPPDPILMGFRADRGTPELLGREWGYGWKVQSAVLRRAHHADTAIWSAKMRHKLKPSGIGVVRPLSSSDGRYILGGWHADTWVQGHPAPRFDEIAAASLLLSESIDQAMGVGGNDRFSENPLPQIDLDERPWTTQHLFAAADQAAFSEDPSQVIAPGLDVSAVASSTVAQALELASSVAALRDEVQAPNRVVSSDMVGTTVFDGSSPAVVTEIPPVFHPHAWPVALTVVDGMAWGNADDGLAARWSHLPDFDEMMVRAVLYRLFVHALHPDAKESSLVGLGRMVEVVRARRGSGARTS